In the genome of Cryptomeria japonica chromosome 8, Sugi_1.0, whole genome shotgun sequence, one region contains:
- the LOC131071758 gene encoding uncharacterized protein LOC131071758 codes for MPHRKREMAYFKKDEAESGQTEGSASEAESSEQMRGRNSTEITRDEQIFKIGHISESSCAVSVSCTANVLDEPNCSIVDCIPTHLTSVIDFSGSTACSTNYVHGGRILGKAAAVALQVPSSPLLGSSLTGSAVVTSSRAFFPPLGNAESRLSNGNFGSCAVASSVVECSMPAEPRLDRGSGQNGDNRVEAQVSSGSRRVSIAQRLTQLFQGTEDEDLLLQQSDGENEMLQWLQALDLQVMGACRADERLRPMLQLNVSCSGADDRLLAQLSQHFKARELGMLVRCLCVPLVSIRVGKVAKQGHLLCPTSSRGHLSLTLLPCSDLRLSFVGDNGGVERLAILSPGNENSNVVVEEISADVSGRSFLLKLPGGKVAYFWQSEKSKLVGDELLSKMKDLLGRRPSLAQLTGIRESRLDSFATYLRTSFLGSASSSTQQGSASSLRNASRASSTAAHPGPSNSSDGSAPFLMPSQRFRLGLSQPIMHGRLHSGNQGSLSPRAGAFKDAAIRNVSCMRAVSSTREKLKRRMDGHSSNFVVGTPSIPAVQALINLENCNANVTDPERTEVSQSVTVLNSAEVTNQSFGNVLGVEHGTPLPQRYLHLPVNNRSGSPSQHSPFVGESSFDPFAFHLPVSSRVPIANSSIFAPHYCPCPLRPSSLQYTITTPFLPSLPTEAVSLPPATSYFSVGSSSAFIPPLPLDLHDVSFSPISLPVPSLVNIPTPLQTSNLPSFLSDPVVRVPLPVSSFVTVPTPQQMSTFTPFFSDPIVHIPMIDFDTTGQGYLVSAGPSISSAISPILPSLLSTLIPESGPLDEKEDTNTLQLLTRLAFSSPWRGSEGENCETNFMLGFPASTVRAGTSSWPLNQHQNGEEVSRSCLDTQMNHGEKNNSYNFCGVRSSNPGIQDYVHYGISSQQSGPIVGMAPALLTSSNLSCLFDICQDGKPKLTTLVTGSRGLYGGSLDPVVSSALLAGINQISAVHSDTNLNCLVRNNLIGTQNEDSLVLLEDAFAETEGSNIEKIDKEESLSRLDESSSSRTQKTDKEDFSWD; via the exons ATGCCTCATCGGAAGAGAGAAATGGCTTATTTTAAGAAAGACGAAGCAGAATCGGGACAGACCGAGGGTTCAGCCTCAGAGGCTGAAAGTTCAGAGCAAATGAGAGGGAGAAACAGCACGGAAATTACAAGGGATGAGCAAATTTTTAAGATCGGTCACATATCGGAAAGCTCGTGCGCTGTCTCAGTTTCGTGCACGGCAAATGTCTTGGACGAGCCGAATTGCTCCATTGTAGACTGTATTCCCACGCATTTGACGTCTGTTATTGATTTTTCTGGTTCGACAGCTTGCAGTACTAATTATGTACACGGGGGTCGAATTCTGGGCAAGGCAGCTGCAGTTGCTTTACAAGTTCCGTCTTCACCTCTGCTTGGTTCATCGCTTACTGGTTCTGCTGTGGTGACATCATCTAGGGCTTTTTTTCCACCACTTGGAAATGCGGAGTCAAGATTATCCAATGGAAATTTTGGTAGTTGTGCTGTTGCTTCGTCTGTTGTGGAATGTTCAATGCCCGCAGAGCCCAGATTAGACCGTGGCAGTGGGCAGAATGGTGATAACAGAGTCGAAGCACAAGTTAGTAGTGGATCGAGGCGTGTTAGTATTGCCCAGAGACTCACACAATTGTTCCAGGGTACAGAAGATGAGGATCTATTGCTTCAGCAGTCTGATGGGGAGAATGAAATGCTACAGTGGCTTCAAGCATTGGATTTACAAGTGATGGGGGCGTGCCGTGCAGACGAGAGACTGAGACCAATGCTACAACTCAACGTATCTTGCAGTGGTGCTGACGACCGTCTTCTAGCTCAGCTCAGTCAG CATTTCAAGGCACGCGAGCTTGGGATGCTGGTTCGTTGCCTCTGTGTTCCACTTGTTTCAATCAGGGTGGGAAAGGTTGCTAAACAAGGCCATTTATTATGCCCAACTTCTTCAAG AGGTCATCTAAGTCTGACATTGTTACCTTGCTCTGATTTGCGCCTTTCATTTGTTGGAGATAATGGTGGTGTGGAGAGGTTGGCTATCTTGAGTCCTGGAAATGAGAACTCAAATGtggttgttgaagaaatttcagcAGATGTTTCTGGAAGATCATTTTTGTTGAAGTTACCTGGGGGAAAGGTTGCATATTTTTGGCAGTCTGAGAAATCCAAGTTGGTTGGAGATGAGCTGCTTTCAAAG ATGAAAGATCTTCTTGGACGTAGGCCTTCTCTTGCCCAGCTTACTGGAATTCGTGAGTCGCGTCTTGATTCGTTTGCAACATATCTTCGCACCTCTTTTCTTGGATCAGCAAGTTCTTCCACCCAACAAGGCTCGGCTTCATCTTTGCGCAATGCTAGCAGGGCAAGCTCTACTGCAGCACACCCTGGACCTAGTAACTCTAGCGATGGATCTGCTCCTTTTCTAATGCCTTCACAGCGCTTTAGACTTGGTTTAAGTCAACCAATAATGCATGGACGATTACATTCAGGCAATCAAGGCAGCCTTAGTCCAAGGGCTGGTGCTTTCAAAGATGCAGCAATAAGAAATGTTTCATGCATGCGAGCTGTTAGCTCAACCAGGGAGAAACTTAAACGACGAATGGATGGTCATAGCAGTAATTTTGTAGTTGGTACTCCAAGCATTCCTGCAGTACAGGCGCTAATCAATTTGGAGAATTGTAATGCTAATGTTACTGATCCAGAGAGGACCGAGGTTTCACAGTCTGTGACAGTTCTGAATTCAGCTGAAGTAACAAATCAGAGTTTTGGGAATGTTCTTGGTGTGGAGCATGGCACTCCTTTGCCACAACGGTATCTTCACTTGCCTGTAAATAACAGAAGTGGCTCACCTTCACAACATTCTCCGTTTGTTGGAGAATCCTCCTTTGATCCCTTTGCATTTCATTTGCCAGTTTCATCTCGCGTGCCAATAGCAAACTCTTCCATATTTGCACCACATTATTGCCCATGCCCTTTGCGGCCATCCTCTTTACAATATACAATAACCACTCCTTTTCTGCCATCATTGCCAACTGAAGCTGTAAGTTTACCCCCAGCAACTTCTTACTTCTCTGTTGGTTCCTCTTCTGCTTTTATCCCTCCATTGCCTCTAGATTTACATGATGTCAGTTTCTCTCCTATCTCACTTCCTGTACCTTCATTAGTTAATATTCCAACTCCATTGCAGACTTCAAATTTACCATCTTTTTTGAGTGATCCAGTTGTCAGGGTTCCACTGCCTGTTTCTTCATTTGTAACTGTTCCTACACCACAACAGATGTCGACCTTCACCCCTTTTTTCTCGGATCCCATTGTACACATTCCAATGATAGACTTTGACACCACAGGACAGGGTTATCTTGTAAGTGCAGGCCCATCAATCTCATCAGCTATATCACCGATACTTCCCAGTCTGCTGAGTACACTTATTCCTGAATCAGGTCCCTTAGATGAGAAGGAAGACACCAACACTCTGCAACTGTTGACAAGGTTAGCATTTTCGTCCCCTTGGAGAGGATCTGAAGGTGAAAACTGTGAAACAAACTTCATGTTGGGCTTTCCTGCAAGCACAGTTAGGGCGGGCACATCTTCATGGCCTTTGAACCAGCATCAAAATGGAGAAGAAGTTTCTCGTAGCTGTTTGGATACTCAAATGAATCATGGAGAAAAGAATAATTCTTATAATTTCTGTGGAGTAAGATCAAGCAATCCAGGTATTCAAGACTACGTACACTATGGTATATCATCTCAGCAAAGTGGACCTATAGTTGGGATGGCACCTGCTCTTTTGACAAGCTCTAATTTGTCCTGTTTATTT GATATATGTCAAGATGGAAAACCTAAATTAACAACTTTAGTTACTGGAAGTCGAGGGCTGTACGGTGGTTCATTGGATCCAGTGGTCTCATCAGCATTGCTGGCTGGAATTAATCAGATATCTGCAGTCCACAGTGATACAAATTTGAATTGTCTTGTAAGAAATAATTTGATTGGAACACAAAATGAGGACAGTTTAGTACTATTAGAGGATGCCTTTGCTGAGACAGAAGGTTCCAACATAGAGAAAATCGATAAAGAAGAGAGTCTGTCGCGATTAGATGAGAGTTCAAGTTCAAGGACACAGAAAACAGACAAGGAAGACTTCAGCTGGGATTGA